A genomic region of Pseudomonas frederiksbergensis contains the following coding sequences:
- a CDS encoding GNAT family N-acetyltransferase gives MPETSNAIADVHRLDSGYSSEARSLLYHAYRHEPVFKFLFESERPGYEHRVRATVRELVKQHFLQDLPAIGLVVNDRLIGIALIAPPQRRLGITESWAWRLRMVLSTGLRCTRRYLEYHAAVAACLPSDSVHVLPLLGIHPEFQGQHFGEQLLAAVHNWCAVDEHSQGVVLDTGNPRYLEFYKRQGYEEIGEVAVGPILEHVFFHANPQVLHSATG, from the coding sequence ATGCCTGAAACCTCTAACGCGATTGCCGACGTCCATCGGCTCGACAGCGGCTATTCGAGCGAAGCGCGCTCCTTGCTGTACCACGCTTATCGGCATGAGCCGGTCTTCAAGTTTCTGTTCGAGTCCGAGCGTCCCGGCTATGAGCACCGGGTGCGGGCCACGGTGCGCGAACTGGTCAAACAGCATTTCTTGCAGGATTTGCCGGCGATCGGTCTGGTGGTCAATGACCGGTTGATCGGCATCGCGCTGATCGCACCGCCACAACGTCGCCTGGGCATCACCGAGAGCTGGGCCTGGCGCTTGCGGATGGTGCTGAGCACCGGATTGCGTTGCACCCGACGTTATCTGGAGTATCACGCGGCGGTGGCGGCCTGCCTGCCATCGGACTCGGTGCATGTTCTGCCGTTGCTGGGGATTCATCCGGAGTTTCAAGGCCAGCACTTCGGCGAGCAGTTGCTCGCAGCCGTGCATAACTGGTGCGCAGTCGATGAGCATTCCCAGGGCGTCGTACTCGACACGGGAAATCCGCGTTATCTGGAGTTCTATAAGCGTCAGGGTTATGAGGAAATTGGCGAGGTGGCTGTAGGGCCTATTCTCGAACACGTGTTTTTCCACGCCAATCCGCAGGTGTTACACAGCGCAACGGGTTGA
- the xthA gene encoding exodeoxyribonuclease III: MKIVSFNINGLRARPHQLAALIEKHQPDVIGLQETKVHDDQFPLAEVQALGYHVHYHGQKGHYGVALLSRQAPLALHKGFASDEEDAQRRFIWGTFADANGVPVTIMNGYFPQGESRDHPTKFPAKERFYNDLQTLLETRFSNDQPLVVMGDVNISPEDCDIGIGPDNMKRWLKTGKCSFLPEEREWMARLKNWGLVDSFRHLNPDVTDRFSWFDYRSRGFEDEPKRGLRIDLIMASQGLLPRVKAAGVDYELRGMEKPSDHAPIWLELS; this comes from the coding sequence ATGAAGATCGTCTCGTTCAACATCAATGGCCTGCGCGCCCGCCCCCATCAGTTGGCGGCACTGATCGAGAAGCACCAACCGGACGTCATCGGTTTGCAGGAAACCAAGGTGCATGACGACCAGTTCCCGCTCGCCGAGGTTCAGGCGCTGGGCTATCACGTGCATTACCACGGCCAAAAAGGTCATTACGGCGTCGCCCTGTTGTCGCGTCAGGCGCCGCTGGCGCTACACAAAGGCTTTGCCAGCGATGAAGAAGATGCCCAGCGCCGCTTCATCTGGGGTACGTTCGCCGATGCCAACGGCGTGCCGGTGACCATCATGAACGGCTATTTCCCACAAGGTGAAAGCCGCGACCACCCGACCAAATTCCCGGCCAAGGAGCGCTTCTACAACGACTTGCAGACGCTGCTCGAAACCCGATTCAGCAATGACCAGCCGCTGGTGGTGATGGGCGACGTGAACATTTCCCCGGAAGACTGCGACATCGGCATCGGTCCGGACAACATGAAGCGCTGGCTGAAAACCGGCAAGTGCAGCTTCTTGCCGGAAGAGCGCGAGTGGATGGCCCGTTTGAAGAACTGGGGCCTGGTGGACAGCTTCCGTCACCTGAACCCGGACGTGACAGACCGTTTCAGCTGGTTCGACTACCGCAGCCGTGGCTTTGAAGACGAGCCCAAACGCGGCCTGCGCATCGACTTGATCATGGCGTCTCAAGGGTTGTTGCCACGGGTCAAGGCCGCCGGTGTCGACTACGAACTACGCGGCATGGAAAAGCCCTCGGACCATGCGCCGATCTGGCTTGAGCTGAGCTGA